One region of Drosophila subobscura isolate 14011-0131.10 chromosome J, UCBerk_Dsub_1.0, whole genome shotgun sequence genomic DNA includes:
- the LOC117893034 gene encoding fibrinogen C domain-containing protein 1 isoform X2 has product MMCPAQLKAMAIGIACILAAICVCEGSSLVEPPMTQAPPTLSPAHVRSRLRTNFRASPVSAPTTPPRCEYKELMTNLHDRVGILATLDEDQRHRLEVIDKKLDQLVDSNAARMESLKAQQLNFQQRLDSFEHIQRLSRSTLDELKDISRSVRSAPQQYAPLPNSSAGNIDISLTDRLDALATLLTSTALSVRTVQEDVFKLTQAINRQRRLSHRRVPPNLIGQPGAAAFPAYPRASPATSCLQYYLSVQGILKLQLTPESESFYVACDGDWTVILNRSSDEINFERGWLDYKDGFGNLAGDFFIGLNKLHALTSAAIHELRIVFEDFDGHVAYAGYSTFAIGSERELYPLSLLGRFQSELSPSAGDSLSYHAGAKFSTIDSDNDNCLDCSCAQRYKGAGWFNNCGTSNIMGQYHQQNYAKAGESGIFWDTFQGKDYSLRRVRMMIRPIGEEEARR; this is encoded by the exons ATGATGTGTCCGGCCCAATTAAAAGCGATGGCCATCGGCATCGCCTGCATCTTGGCAGCGATCTGTGTCTGCGAGGGCTCCTCTCTGGTGGAGCCACCGATGACCCAAGCGCCGCCTACTCTATCGCCAGCCCATGTGAGGTCGCGCTTGCGCACCAACTTCCGA GCCAGCCCCGTGAGTGCCCCAACGACTCCGCCCCGCTGCGAGTACAAGGAGCTAATGACGAATTTGCACGACCGAGTTGGCATCTTGGCGACCTTGGACGAGGACCAGCGCCATCGCCTGGAAGTCATCGATAAGAA ACTGGATCAACTGGTGGACAGCAATGCCGCTCGCATGGAGTCCCTGAAGGCGCAGCAATTGAACTTCCAGCAGCGGTTGGACAGCTTCGAGCACATCCAAAGGCTCTCGCGCAGCACGCTGGATGAACTAAAAG ATATCTCCCGCTCCGTTCGCTCTGCTCCCCAGCAGTATGCTCCATTGCCAAACTCGAGTGCTGGCAATATTGATATTAGTCTTACGGATCGCTTGGATGCCTTGGCCACGCTGCTCACCTCCACGGCGCTGAGTGTGCGGACCGTGCAGGAGGATGTCTTCAAGCTGACTCAAGCAATCAA TCGCCAGCGTCGCCTGTCACATCGCAGGGTGCCGCCCAATCTCATCGGACAACCAGGAGCCGCTGCCTTTCCCGCCTATCCCCGAGCAAGTCCGGCCACCAGCTGCCTGCAGTATTATCTGTCGGTGCAGGGCATTCTGAAGCTGCAGCTCACCCCCGAGTCCGAGTCCTTCTATGTGGCCTGTGATGGGGATTGGACTGTGATACTCAACCGCAGCTCCGATGAGATCAACTTTGAGCGTGGCTGGCTGGACTACAAGGATGGCTTCGGCAATCTGGCCGGCGACTTCTTCATTGGCCTGAACAAGCTGCACGCGCTGACCTCTGCGGCCATCCACGAGCTGCGCATCGTGTTCGAGGACTTTGACGGCCATGTGGCCTACGCAGGCTACTCCACCTTTGCCATCGGTAGCGAGCGGGAACTGTACCCGTTGAGTCTGCTGGGTCGGTTCCAGTCGGAGCTGAGTCCTTCGGCAGGAGACTCCCTCTCCTACCACGCCGGTGCCAAGTTCAGCACAatcgacagcgacaacgacaactgcttGGACTGCAGCTGCGCGCAGAGGTACAAGGGAGCCGGCTGGTTCAACAACTGCGGCACCAGCAACATCATGGGACAGTACCACCAGCAGAACTATGCCAAGGCTGGCGAGTCGGGCATCTTCTGGGACACCTTCCAGGGCAAGGACTACTCGCTGCGAAGGGTCCGCATGATGATACGCCCCATCGGAGAGGAGGAGGCCCGCCGCTAG
- the LOC117893031 gene encoding probable serine/threonine-protein kinase yakA: MMSRALLLLLLLAGWSYVEAATHVNISIAQQPATNPADVNYVDGRAPAELKAGPAMMNEEERFERIQERSQQQSQSQMGQQQQQQVGQQVGQQQQQSAQLTPRQGQGQGRMQRRRNHSRRLHQQLQPQLQAPHNGQFRQRNQQLRQNQEFERYIQSYHSHGPTVETVYESSNPAPQRYTQTSSGVSSSADDSAPQKVVAIGGSRSQQLRMFERQVAAPVSSSQVQSANVEVAPDTKPIYEPSQAPVAAAVHASTPVGSSSSSSSSSSVSSGAPVPAGGSHPSDAASSYDATSSYNPATSYNRPSYDPNLYNYDEGQEVDYQGQYPPEVDDGQGYDSQGYDDYGDQASSYPGGSGYLPPAPPRSYAQPQRPMVTKTIQIAQPALKAKKYEVRHPAIQKEFYDIEERVLIKPAGTLVVELDHPVAKIPKGETLLPLGHPHPAVAAAYSNNGQSYNTQSYSGNSNGNEYRPSYDSYDSPAQSKDQQTTTVGSSVTTMPSYDQAPKDEYVEARLQQQKPQQQQQQQPSGDVVDSRQTTSTSVSAVDGNGNPIKINTKHLTPNMITRAEPEQEYSRNIPSNEVPNYERPPQRSYQQRTSYNRQPYNNNEDYFAGEFLPNVNSANVEAKPARLELAPVEQEQPRTQIIKHEHKIHLPPSQHNIYLGRSSQTPPKEQRITEVPAHVAELKPYLRSHVGPTVVYAKASVRPAAQRGYYTQSSRQRNPLAEDLEYSAPYSQMRISPENQSARLMEAPAKEVEAPKEKASQDTHIQIQIANRNEGKQPMVVASTITPDCDKGQQQHQHQQQPSARLQQRQQYSQRLVEAPAAAADVSATKATPTPVQAQPQDVDVSLNGGAGHLKPNERVIAATAAPTDAAATSETLHKRRIVVNHPFQTVREVVEHEPITNYHQIQVNEHAHPALYHQAAYYQPPVQTHGNLVHFHSSSTHGNLYAPYG, translated from the exons ATGATGAGTCGggcactgctgttgctcctgctgctggctggctggagctATGTGGAGGCAGCCACCCACGTGAATATTTCCATTGCCCAGCAACCGGCCACGAATCCAGCGGATGTTAACTACGTGGATGGACGTGCGCCAGCGGAGCTGAAAGCTGGTCCCGCGATGATGAACGAGGAGGAGCGCTTTGAGCGGATTCAAGAGAGgtcccagcagcagtcacagtcacagatgggccaacagcagcagcagcaagtgggaCAACAGgtgggacagcagcagcagcaatctgcTCAGCTAACGCCTcgccagggacagggacagggacgcATGCAACGTCGTCGCAATCACAGTCGCCGCTTGCACCAGCAactgcagccgcagctccaGGCACCGCACAATGGACAATTCCGTCAGCGGAATCAACAGCTGCGCCAGAACCAGGAGTTCGAGCGGTACATCCAGTCCTACCACAGTCACGGACCCACCGTCGAGACT GTCTATGAATCATCGAATCCTGCGCCACAGCGCTACACACAGACCAGCTCTGGTGTGAGTTCCTCCGCGGATGACAGTGCGCCACAGAAGGTGGTGGCCATTGGTGGATCCCGgtcgcagcagctgcgcaTGTTCGAGCGGCAAGTGGCTGCTCCGGTGTCGTCCTCGCAGGTACAAAGCGCCAATGTGGAGGTCGCCCCGGACACCAAGCCCATATATGAGCCCTCCCAGGCGCCAGTGGCAGCCGCCGTGCACGCCTCCACACccgtcggcagcagcagcagcagcagctcctcttCCTCCGTATCCTCCGGTGCTCCCGTGCCTGCTGGTGGTTCCCATCCATCAGATGCCGCCTCCAGCTACGATGCCACATCCAGCTACAACCCAGCCACCAGCTACAACAGACCCAGCTACGATCCAAATCTCTACAACTACGACGAGGGCCAGGAGGTGGACTACCAGGGACAGTACCCGCCAGAGGTGGACGATGGCCAGGGATACGATTCGCAGGGCTACGATGACTACGGCGATCAGGCTTCGTCCTATCCAGGCGGATCGGGCTATctgccgcctgctcctccgcGCAGCTATGCTCAGCCCCAGCGTCCGATGGTCACCAAAACGATTCAGATTGCGCAGCCGGCGCTCAAGGCGAAGAAGTACGAGGTGCGGCATCCGGCCATCCAGAAGGAGTTCTACGACATCGAGGAGCGTGTGCTGATCAAGCCGGCGGGCACGCTTGTCGTGGAGCTGGATCACCCCGTGGCCAAGATTCCCAAGGGGGAAActctgctgccactgggaCACCCGCACCCTGCGGTGGCTGCCGCCTACAGCAACAACGGACAGAGCTACAACACCCAGAGCtacagcggcaacagcaatggaAACGAATATCGACCCTCCTACGACTCCTACGACTCCCCAGCCCAGTCCAAGGATCAGCAGACGACCACCGTTGGCTCCAGTGTGACGACCATGCCCTCGTACGATCAGGCGCCGAAGGATGAGTACGTGGAGGCACGgctacagcagcagaagccacagcagcagcagcagcagcagccatcgggCGATGTTGTGGACAGTCGCCAGACCACTTCCACCTCGGTTTCGGCCgtcgatggcaatggcaatcccATCAAAATCAACACGAAGCACCTCACACCAAACATGATCACACGCGCGGAGCCAGAGCAGGAGTATTCCAGGAACATTCCGTCCAACGAGGTGCCCAACTATGAGCGTCCGCCCCAGCGCAGCTACCAGCAGAGGACCAGCTACAACCGACAGCcctacaacaacaatgaaGACTACTTCGCAGGGGAGTTCCTGCCGAACGTCAATTCAGCCAATGTGGAAGCCAAGCCAGCGAGATTGGAGCTGGCACCGgtcgagcaggagcagccgcgCACGCAGATCATCAAGCACGAGCACAAGATCCATCTGCCGCCTTCCCAGCACAACATTTACTTGGGTCGCAGCAGCCAGACGCCGCCCAAGGAGCAGAGAATCACCGAAGTGCCCGCCCATGTGGCCGAGCTTAAGCCCTATCTGCGCAGCCACGTGGGTCCCACGGTGGTCTATGCCAAGGCTTCGGTGAGGCCTGCCGCTCAGCGGGGATACTATACCCAGTCGTCACGTCAACGCAATCCCCTGGCCGAGGATCTGGAGTACAGTGCTCCCTACTCCCAAATGAGAATCAGTCCCGAAAATCAGTCGGCCAGGCTGATGGAGGCTCCCGCCAAAGAGGTAGAGGCGCCCAAGGAGAAGGCGTCCCAGGATACACACATTCAAATCCAAATTGCAAATCGGAATGAGGGCAAACAGCCCATGGTGGTGGCATCCACGATCACTCCGGATTGCGAcaagggacagcagcagcaccagcaccagcagcagccatcggcACGTctacagcagcgacagcaataCTCGCAACGTCTGGTGGaggctccagcagctgccgccgatGTGTCAGCCACAAAGGCTACACCCACGCCCGTCCAGGCACAGCCTCAGGATGTGGATGTCTCCCTTAATGGCGGCGCGGGACACCTGAAGCCAAACGAGCGCGTTATCGCCGCCACAGCGGCTCCGACCGATGCGGCAGCCACCAGCGAAACTCTGCACAAGCGTCGCATTGTGGTCAACCATCCGTTCCAGACGGTGCGCGAAGTAGTGGAGCACGAGCCGATCACCAACTACCATCAGATCCAAGTGAACGAGCACGCCCATCCAGCGCTGTACCATCAGGCGGCCTACTACCAGCCACCGGTGCAAACGCACGGCAATCTGGTGCACTTTCATTCGAGCTCAACGCATGGCAACCTCTACGCTCCGTACGGCTAG
- the LOC117893034 gene encoding fibrinogen C domain-containing protein 1 isoform X1, translating to MMCPAQLKAMAIGIACILAAICVCEGSSLVEPPMTQAPPTLSPAHVRSRLRTNFRASPVSAPTTPPRCEYKELMTNLHDRVGILATLDEDQRHRLEVIDKKLDQLVDSNAARMESLKAQQLNFQQRLDSFEHIQRLSRSTLDELKGETDLTLGPRRVRELKQKLSNRRKMKDISRSVRSAPQQYAPLPNSSAGNIDISLTDRLDALATLLTSTALSVRTVQEDVFKLTQAINRQRRLSHRRVPPNLIGQPGAAAFPAYPRASPATSCLQYYLSVQGILKLQLTPESESFYVACDGDWTVILNRSSDEINFERGWLDYKDGFGNLAGDFFIGLNKLHALTSAAIHELRIVFEDFDGHVAYAGYSTFAIGSERELYPLSLLGRFQSELSPSAGDSLSYHAGAKFSTIDSDNDNCLDCSCAQRYKGAGWFNNCGTSNIMGQYHQQNYAKAGESGIFWDTFQGKDYSLRRVRMMIRPIGEEEARR from the exons ATGATGTGTCCGGCCCAATTAAAAGCGATGGCCATCGGCATCGCCTGCATCTTGGCAGCGATCTGTGTCTGCGAGGGCTCCTCTCTGGTGGAGCCACCGATGACCCAAGCGCCGCCTACTCTATCGCCAGCCCATGTGAGGTCGCGCTTGCGCACCAACTTCCGA GCCAGCCCCGTGAGTGCCCCAACGACTCCGCCCCGCTGCGAGTACAAGGAGCTAATGACGAATTTGCACGACCGAGTTGGCATCTTGGCGACCTTGGACGAGGACCAGCGCCATCGCCTGGAAGTCATCGATAAGAA ACTGGATCAACTGGTGGACAGCAATGCCGCTCGCATGGAGTCCCTGAAGGCGCAGCAATTGAACTTCCAGCAGCGGTTGGACAGCTTCGAGCACATCCAAAGGCTCTCGCGCAGCACGCTGGATGAACTAAAAGGTGAAACAGACTTGACCTTGGGTCCCCGAAGAGTTAGGGAGTTGAAGCAAAAGCTAAGCAATCGTCGAAAGATGAAGG ATATCTCCCGCTCCGTTCGCTCTGCTCCCCAGCAGTATGCTCCATTGCCAAACTCGAGTGCTGGCAATATTGATATTAGTCTTACGGATCGCTTGGATGCCTTGGCCACGCTGCTCACCTCCACGGCGCTGAGTGTGCGGACCGTGCAGGAGGATGTCTTCAAGCTGACTCAAGCAATCAA TCGCCAGCGTCGCCTGTCACATCGCAGGGTGCCGCCCAATCTCATCGGACAACCAGGAGCCGCTGCCTTTCCCGCCTATCCCCGAGCAAGTCCGGCCACCAGCTGCCTGCAGTATTATCTGTCGGTGCAGGGCATTCTGAAGCTGCAGCTCACCCCCGAGTCCGAGTCCTTCTATGTGGCCTGTGATGGGGATTGGACTGTGATACTCAACCGCAGCTCCGATGAGATCAACTTTGAGCGTGGCTGGCTGGACTACAAGGATGGCTTCGGCAATCTGGCCGGCGACTTCTTCATTGGCCTGAACAAGCTGCACGCGCTGACCTCTGCGGCCATCCACGAGCTGCGCATCGTGTTCGAGGACTTTGACGGCCATGTGGCCTACGCAGGCTACTCCACCTTTGCCATCGGTAGCGAGCGGGAACTGTACCCGTTGAGTCTGCTGGGTCGGTTCCAGTCGGAGCTGAGTCCTTCGGCAGGAGACTCCCTCTCCTACCACGCCGGTGCCAAGTTCAGCACAatcgacagcgacaacgacaactgcttGGACTGCAGCTGCGCGCAGAGGTACAAGGGAGCCGGCTGGTTCAACAACTGCGGCACCAGCAACATCATGGGACAGTACCACCAGCAGAACTATGCCAAGGCTGGCGAGTCGGGCATCTTCTGGGACACCTTCCAGGGCAAGGACTACTCGCTGCGAAGGGTCCGCATGATGATACGCCCCATCGGAGAGGAGGAGGCCCGCCGCTAG
- the LOC117893042 gene encoding lipase member H isoform X2, translating to MVKTCFCLVPLLCQLWGLHAALLDSLVSQSNIYYLQPETELPLQSVDQVATVDSVKLIVHGYLASRSHGSIMPLRNAYSSQGYENVLVADWSPAASLDYPSSRFAVGKVSLVLAKELQRFLLRHSITTAAVHVVGHSLGAHIAGRIGHYFNGTLGRVTGLDPALPLFTQRSEDSLRSNAAQFVDVIHTDYPLFGDLRPRGTVDFYPNFGFAPQPGCEDVDLIAANSCSHNRAVMFYAESIGMPQNFPAIPCSLKAIKSRHVDSCLRESSRSSHNGTKSEKLDDSEVVFMGEQVSRSVSGYFYLETNGAPPYGKGRNSKYRPLD from the exons ATGGTCAAGACTTGCTTTTGCCTGGTGCCACTACTCTGCCAGCTGTGGGGCCTTCATGCCGCGCTGCTGGATTCTTTGGTGAGTCAGAGCAACATCTACTACCTGCAGCCCGAGACGGAGCTGCCACTGCAGAGCGTGGATCAGGTGGCAACGGTGGATTCGGTCAAGCTGATTGTCCACGGCTACTTGGCCTCACGGTCGCACGGCTCCATAATGCCCCTGAGGAATG CGTACAGCTCCCAGGGATATGAGAATGTGCTGGTGGCTGACTGGTCGCCTGCCGCCAGTCTGGATTATCCCAGCTCGCGCTTTGCCGTGGGCAAGGTGTCCCTGGtgctggccaaggagctgcagagGTTTCTCCTGCGACACAGCATAACCACTGCAGCAGTCCATGTGGTGGGACACAGCCTGGGCGCCCATATAGCTGGCCGCATTGGCCACTACTTTAATGGCACTCTGGGCAGGGTTACGGGTCTTGATCCTGCGCTGCCACTTTTTACACAGCGCTCCGAGGACAGTCTTCGCTCGAATGCAGCGCAATTTGTGGATGTTATTCACACGGATTACCCGCTCTTCGGCGACCTAAGACCCCGCGGAACTGTTGACTTTTATCCCAACTTTGGATTCGCCCCGCAGCCAGGCTGCGAGGATGTGGACCTAATTGCTGCCA AtagctgcagccacaacaggGCTGTCATGTTCTATGCGGAGTCAATTGGAATGCCGCAGAACTTTCCAGCTATCCCCTGCAGCTTGAAGGCCATCAAGAGTCGCCATGTCGACAGCTGCCTGAGGGAGAGCTCCAGGTCAAGTCATAATGGAACGAAATCTGAGAAATTGGATGACTCTGAAGTGGTTTTCATGGGAGAGCAGGTTAGCCGCAG CGTCTCGGGGTATTTTTACTTGGAAACTAATGGAGCACCACCTTACGGCAAGGGGAGGAACTCAAAGTATCGACCACTCGACTAA
- the LOC117893034 gene encoding fibrinogen C domain-containing protein 1 isoform X3, with product MMCPAQLKAMAIGIACILAAICVCEGSSLASPVSAPTTPPRCEYKELMTNLHDRVGILATLDEDQRHRLEVIDKKLDQLVDSNAARMESLKAQQLNFQQRLDSFEHIQRLSRSTLDELKGETDLTLGPRRVRELKQKLSNRRKMKDISRSVRSAPQQYAPLPNSSAGNIDISLTDRLDALATLLTSTALSVRTVQEDVFKLTQAINRQRRLSHRRVPPNLIGQPGAAAFPAYPRASPATSCLQYYLSVQGILKLQLTPESESFYVACDGDWTVILNRSSDEINFERGWLDYKDGFGNLAGDFFIGLNKLHALTSAAIHELRIVFEDFDGHVAYAGYSTFAIGSERELYPLSLLGRFQSELSPSAGDSLSYHAGAKFSTIDSDNDNCLDCSCAQRYKGAGWFNNCGTSNIMGQYHQQNYAKAGESGIFWDTFQGKDYSLRRVRMMIRPIGEEEARR from the exons ATGATGTGTCCGGCCCAATTAAAAGCGATGGCCATCGGCATCGCCTGCATCTTGGCAGCGATCTGTGTCTGCGAGGGCTCCTCTCTG GCCAGCCCCGTGAGTGCCCCAACGACTCCGCCCCGCTGCGAGTACAAGGAGCTAATGACGAATTTGCACGACCGAGTTGGCATCTTGGCGACCTTGGACGAGGACCAGCGCCATCGCCTGGAAGTCATCGATAAGAA ACTGGATCAACTGGTGGACAGCAATGCCGCTCGCATGGAGTCCCTGAAGGCGCAGCAATTGAACTTCCAGCAGCGGTTGGACAGCTTCGAGCACATCCAAAGGCTCTCGCGCAGCACGCTGGATGAACTAAAAGGTGAAACAGACTTGACCTTGGGTCCCCGAAGAGTTAGGGAGTTGAAGCAAAAGCTAAGCAATCGTCGAAAGATGAAGG ATATCTCCCGCTCCGTTCGCTCTGCTCCCCAGCAGTATGCTCCATTGCCAAACTCGAGTGCTGGCAATATTGATATTAGTCTTACGGATCGCTTGGATGCCTTGGCCACGCTGCTCACCTCCACGGCGCTGAGTGTGCGGACCGTGCAGGAGGATGTCTTCAAGCTGACTCAAGCAATCAA TCGCCAGCGTCGCCTGTCACATCGCAGGGTGCCGCCCAATCTCATCGGACAACCAGGAGCCGCTGCCTTTCCCGCCTATCCCCGAGCAAGTCCGGCCACCAGCTGCCTGCAGTATTATCTGTCGGTGCAGGGCATTCTGAAGCTGCAGCTCACCCCCGAGTCCGAGTCCTTCTATGTGGCCTGTGATGGGGATTGGACTGTGATACTCAACCGCAGCTCCGATGAGATCAACTTTGAGCGTGGCTGGCTGGACTACAAGGATGGCTTCGGCAATCTGGCCGGCGACTTCTTCATTGGCCTGAACAAGCTGCACGCGCTGACCTCTGCGGCCATCCACGAGCTGCGCATCGTGTTCGAGGACTTTGACGGCCATGTGGCCTACGCAGGCTACTCCACCTTTGCCATCGGTAGCGAGCGGGAACTGTACCCGTTGAGTCTGCTGGGTCGGTTCCAGTCGGAGCTGAGTCCTTCGGCAGGAGACTCCCTCTCCTACCACGCCGGTGCCAAGTTCAGCACAatcgacagcgacaacgacaactgcttGGACTGCAGCTGCGCGCAGAGGTACAAGGGAGCCGGCTGGTTCAACAACTGCGGCACCAGCAACATCATGGGACAGTACCACCAGCAGAACTATGCCAAGGCTGGCGAGTCGGGCATCTTCTGGGACACCTTCCAGGGCAAGGACTACTCGCTGCGAAGGGTCCGCATGATGATACGCCCCATCGGAGAGGAGGAGGCCCGCCGCTAG
- the LOC117893042 gene encoding lipase member H-A isoform X1, whose amino-acid sequence MVKTCFCLVPLLCQLWGLHAALLDSLVSQSNIYYLQPETELPLQSVDQVATVDSVKLIVHGYLASRSHGSIMPLRNAYSSQGYENVLVADWSPAASLDYPSSRFAVGKVSLVLAKELQRFLLRHSITTAAVHVVGHSLGAHIAGRIGHYFNGTLGRVTGLDPALPLFTQRSEDSLRSNAAQFVDVIHTDYPLFGDLRPRGTVDFYPNFGFAPQPGCEDVDLIAASKLLREAYSCSHNRAVMFYAESIGMPQNFPAIPCSLKAIKSRHVDSCLRESSRSSHNGTKSEKLDDSEVVFMGEQVSRSVSGYFYLETNGAPPYGKGRNSKYRPLD is encoded by the exons ATGGTCAAGACTTGCTTTTGCCTGGTGCCACTACTCTGCCAGCTGTGGGGCCTTCATGCCGCGCTGCTGGATTCTTTGGTGAGTCAGAGCAACATCTACTACCTGCAGCCCGAGACGGAGCTGCCACTGCAGAGCGTGGATCAGGTGGCAACGGTGGATTCGGTCAAGCTGATTGTCCACGGCTACTTGGCCTCACGGTCGCACGGCTCCATAATGCCCCTGAGGAATG CGTACAGCTCCCAGGGATATGAGAATGTGCTGGTGGCTGACTGGTCGCCTGCCGCCAGTCTGGATTATCCCAGCTCGCGCTTTGCCGTGGGCAAGGTGTCCCTGGtgctggccaaggagctgcagagGTTTCTCCTGCGACACAGCATAACCACTGCAGCAGTCCATGTGGTGGGACACAGCCTGGGCGCCCATATAGCTGGCCGCATTGGCCACTACTTTAATGGCACTCTGGGCAGGGTTACGGGTCTTGATCCTGCGCTGCCACTTTTTACACAGCGCTCCGAGGACAGTCTTCGCTCGAATGCAGCGCAATTTGTGGATGTTATTCACACGGATTACCCGCTCTTCGGCGACCTAAGACCCCGCGGAACTGTTGACTTTTATCCCAACTTTGGATTCGCCCCGCAGCCAGGCTGCGAGGATGTGGACCTAATTGCTGCCAGTAAGCTCCTCCGCGAGGCTT AtagctgcagccacaacaggGCTGTCATGTTCTATGCGGAGTCAATTGGAATGCCGCAGAACTTTCCAGCTATCCCCTGCAGCTTGAAGGCCATCAAGAGTCGCCATGTCGACAGCTGCCTGAGGGAGAGCTCCAGGTCAAGTCATAATGGAACGAAATCTGAGAAATTGGATGACTCTGAAGTGGTTTTCATGGGAGAGCAGGTTAGCCGCAG CGTCTCGGGGTATTTTTACTTGGAAACTAATGGAGCACCACCTTACGGCAAGGGGAGGAACTCAAAGTATCGACCACTCGACTAA